In Cynocephalus volans isolate mCynVol1 chromosome 3, mCynVol1.pri, whole genome shotgun sequence, one DNA window encodes the following:
- the LOC134373980 gene encoding adapter SH3BGRL-like, producing the protein MVIRVYIASSSGSTAIKKKQQDVLGFLEANKIGFEEKDIAANEENRKWMRENVPENSRPATGYPLPPQISNESQYRGDYDAFFEARENNAVYAFLGLTAPPGSKEAEAQAKQQA; encoded by the coding sequence ATGGTGATCCGTGTATATATTGCATCTTCCTCTGGCTCTACGGCGATTAAGAAGAAACAGCAAGATGTGCTTGGTTTCTTAGAAGCCAACAAAATAGGATTTGAAGAAAAAGACATTGCAGCCAATGAAGAGAATCGGAAGTGGATGAGAGAAAATGTACCAGAAAACAGTCGACCAGCCACAGGGTACCCCCTGCCACCTCAGATTTCCAATGAAAGCCAGTACCGTGGGGACTATGATGCCTTCTTTGAAGCCAGAGAAAATAATGCAGTATATGCCTTTTTAGGCTTGACAGCACCACCTGGTTCAAAGGAAGCAGAAGCCCAGGCAAAGCAGCAAGCATGA